One genomic region from Hoeflea algicola encodes:
- a CDS encoding GNVR domain-containing protein: MSRPARNPRLSTSGFAAAQDRGSKTTPPATAPVSASDSAPDPTPAADPQRLGRAGLVDSDSFGDRIARLMGKVAPDKRRADPRRAEDGTPPLRQDEPRQQEQHAQMPRASAPLLQAPEQDHDDHYHWHAAANANWQESGSRPLLDASILVSAVWRFRYLIGVATVAGAVLGVLMALATPHKYYAESRLFIDPREIQVTADDIRNQQLSTEAMLAITDSQLQILSSTNVLEKVVVDLGLDRDPEFNGALSSGGIAGGINLIKELFTGKDPASEAEQKALNTLRRALSVSRDSKTFVIIVGVDTRDPEKSALIANAIVETYLDEEGQAQSGLLERTSESIDSRIDSLRSDLDAAERKVEAFKAENGIVGIGGEYIDDKVILALSDQLANARAAKIGIRVKADNLAKVKIDDVLSGSFPEEFLSSNLTDLRKQFTQTKSTADSLATQLGPRHPQYVAAKSTLDTIGAEIRAELRRIVASSQMELQRAVETEQELASQMAVAKSRAMDQSVEFVTLRELERKATATRQIYEAFLKRSRETSERSNMSTRNVRVISPAEAPLNPMGPSRKLIAIGGMFAGMFAGIGLALLAGAVESIRSYNAGTPQARFQPPPFAGYPAQPDPTAPGPRTPPRGPRRRPRTEGDAEAFADAADEVTAGTFSGARARSYADAVLARHNTDDADEPADQPVAPPAPANRSATPGQRQSGERAAFATGDNPVQAPAQTPPPPSPAAPSVQQPNWQPEATPVHTQQAAPLQSQPQHPAQPDQRAGYAAMPINPAANPAQPQWSAQPAVMPMHPAAASWQPQQPTYSGAQAGQPNTPPPGYYAAPIASAAAMMPPQQPYAYAQATQHPQPTPVQQPAQQMMHPHYVQAATYPAPPVAVSQPPYAQPHPAYTPIAQQPAPAWSQQQAHPQMPQQDPYAAMMQQSVPAWPQQPPAQSAPVWPQAAPPAQPHMQQPSFAPQPDGQAMRSSFPSQPRSQPPAHDGTVDRIRREMDTLRSRIDGYGAARRRG, from the coding sequence CCACGCCGCCCGCAACAGCCCCGGTTTCAGCCTCCGATTCAGCTCCCGACCCCACCCCTGCCGCAGACCCGCAACGCCTGGGTCGCGCAGGCCTGGTGGATTCGGATTCGTTTGGAGACCGGATCGCCCGGTTGATGGGCAAGGTGGCTCCCGACAAGCGGCGGGCCGATCCGCGTCGGGCTGAAGACGGAACCCCGCCTTTGCGCCAAGATGAGCCACGCCAACAGGAGCAGCACGCGCAGATGCCCCGTGCTTCGGCGCCGCTCTTGCAAGCGCCTGAGCAGGATCATGATGACCACTACCATTGGCATGCGGCAGCAAACGCAAACTGGCAGGAGAGCGGATCGCGCCCCTTGCTGGATGCCTCGATCCTGGTTTCGGCGGTCTGGCGGTTTCGCTATCTGATCGGTGTGGCCACGGTCGCCGGTGCGGTGCTTGGCGTGCTGATGGCGTTGGCGACGCCGCACAAATATTATGCTGAAAGCCGGCTGTTCATCGACCCGCGCGAAATCCAGGTGACCGCCGACGATATTCGCAACCAGCAGCTTTCCACTGAAGCCATGCTGGCGATTACCGATAGCCAGTTGCAGATCCTCTCCTCCACCAATGTCCTGGAGAAGGTCGTTGTCGATCTCGGCCTCGACCGCGATCCCGAATTCAACGGCGCGCTTTCCTCCGGCGGCATCGCCGGCGGGATCAATCTGATCAAGGAATTGTTCACCGGCAAGGATCCCGCCTCCGAAGCCGAGCAGAAGGCGCTCAACACCCTGCGTCGGGCGCTGTCGGTGTCGCGCGATTCCAAGACCTTCGTCATCATTGTAGGTGTCGATACAAGGGATCCGGAGAAATCCGCCTTGATCGCCAATGCCATCGTCGAGACCTATCTCGATGAGGAGGGGCAGGCCCAGTCGGGACTGCTCGAGCGTACTTCGGAATCAATCGACAGCCGGATTGATTCGCTGCGCAGTGATCTTGATGCGGCCGAACGCAAGGTCGAGGCCTTCAAGGCGGAAAACGGCATTGTCGGGATTGGCGGCGAATATATCGACGACAAGGTGATCCTTGCGCTCAGCGACCAGCTTGCCAATGCCCGGGCAGCCAAGATCGGGATCCGGGTCAAGGCCGACAATCTCGCCAAGGTAAAGATCGACGATGTTCTCTCGGGCTCGTTCCCGGAGGAATTCCTGTCCTCCAACCTGACTGACCTGCGCAAGCAATTCACCCAGACCAAATCGACCGCGGATTCGCTTGCTACCCAACTGGGACCGCGCCATCCGCAATATGTCGCGGCCAAGTCCACGCTCGACACGATCGGCGCCGAGATTCGGGCCGAGTTGCGCCGCATCGTCGCCAGTTCGCAGATGGAACTGCAGCGCGCTGTTGAAACCGAGCAGGAACTCGCCAGTCAGATGGCGGTGGCCAAGAGCCGCGCCATGGATCAGTCGGTGGAATTCGTCACCCTGCGCGAACTTGAGCGCAAGGCAACCGCCACACGGCAAATCTACGAAGCCTTCCTCAAGCGCTCGCGTGAAACCAGCGAGCGCTCCAACATGTCGACCCGCAACGTTCGGGTGATCTCGCCGGCTGAAGCACCGCTCAATCCGATGGGGCCGTCGCGCAAGCTGATCGCCATCGGCGGCATGTTTGCCGGCATGTTCGCCGGCATCGGCCTGGCCCTCCTGGCCGGCGCGGTCGAAAGCATTCGTTCCTACAATGCAGGCACTCCGCAGGCGAGATTCCAGCCCCCGCCTTTCGCAGGCTACCCGGCGCAACCCGATCCGACAGCCCCCGGTCCGCGGACACCGCCGCGCGGCCCCCGCCGTCGCCCACGCACTGAGGGCGATGCGGAAGCCTTCGCTGACGCTGCTGACGAAGTCACCGCCGGAACCTTCTCCGGCGCCCGCGCCCGGTCCTATGCAGACGCGGTCCTTGCCCGGCACAACACAGACGACGCTGACGAACCTGCTGATCAGCCGGTAGCACCACCTGCACCGGCAAATCGGTCGGCCACACCGGGTCAGCGCCAATCGGGCGAACGCGCAGCCTTTGCCACTGGGGACAACCCCGTTCAGGCCCCGGCCCAGACCCCGCCACCACCATCACCGGCTGCCCCATCTGTCCAGCAGCCCAATTGGCAACCCGAGGCCACGCCGGTCCACACTCAGCAGGCCGCACCGCTGCAAAGCCAGCCTCAACACCCGGCCCAGCCGGACCAGCGCGCGGGGTATGCTGCCATGCCGATAAACCCGGCTGCAAACCCGGCGCAGCCGCAGTGGTCGGCACAGCCTGCCGTCATGCCGATGCATCCGGCCGCGGCGTCCTGGCAGCCCCAACAGCCAACCTATTCCGGCGCGCAGGCCGGCCAACCCAACACGCCGCCACCCGGTTACTATGCCGCGCCGATCGCCAGTGCCGCCGCCATGATGCCGCCGCAGCAACCTTATGCTTACGCGCAGGCCACCCAGCATCCGCAGCCAACGCCGGTTCAGCAGCCTGCTCAGCAGATGATGCATCCGCATTACGTCCAGGCCGCCACTTATCCGGCCCCTCCGGTTGCTGTTTCGCAGCCTCCTTACGCGCAGCCCCACCCGGCCTATACGCCGATCGCGCAGCAACCTGCACCGGCCTGGTCTCAGCAACAGGCGCACCCACAGATGCCGCAGCAGGATCCTTATGCCGCGATGATGCAGCAATCTGTGCCTGCCTGGCCCCAACAGCCGCCGGCGCAATCCGCACCGGTCTGGCCGCAGGCCGCGCCGCCTGCACAGCCGCATATGCAACAGCCGTCATTTGCCCCGCAGCCGGATGGCCAGGCGATGCGGTCGTCATTCCCGTCTCAGCCGCGCTCCCAGCCCCCGGCGCACGATGGAACGGTCGACCGGATTCGCCGGGAAATGGATACCTTGCGCTCGCGGATCGATGGCTATGGAGCGGCGCGTCGCCGCGGGTGA
- the folD gene encoding bifunctional methylenetetrahydrofolate dehydrogenase/methenyltetrahydrofolate cyclohydrolase FolD produces MAKVIDGKAVAAEVIEQVSAASAELEAKTGARPGLAVVIVGKDPASHVYVASKSRMAKQCGFKSVQHTLSESTTQAELESLVADLNADPEIHGILVQLPLPGHLDSDRVIQSIRPEKDVDGLHVVNAGKLMTGDLDGGLISCTPAGAMLFVRQTHGADLSGLNAVVIGRSNLFGKPMAALLLAANATITVAHSRTRDLPGICRNADILVAAVGRPQMVKADWVKPGATVIDVGINRIDAPERGEGKTRLVGDVAFDECAEKAAVITPVPGGVGPMTIAMLMANTVTAAMRSHGLTPPSF; encoded by the coding sequence ATGGCCAAGGTGATTGACGGAAAAGCTGTAGCGGCGGAGGTGATCGAGCAGGTCTCGGCGGCCAGCGCCGAGCTTGAAGCCAAAACCGGCGCCCGGCCCGGCCTCGCCGTGGTCATCGTCGGCAAGGACCCGGCCTCCCACGTCTATGTCGCATCCAAGAGCCGCATGGCCAAGCAGTGCGGGTTCAAGTCCGTGCAGCACACCCTGTCCGAATCCACCACCCAGGCCGAGCTTGAAAGCCTGGTGGCAGACCTCAATGCCGACCCGGAAATTCACGGCATTCTGGTGCAATTGCCGCTGCCCGGTCATCTCGATTCCGATCGTGTGATCCAGTCGATCCGCCCCGAAAAGGATGTCGATGGTCTGCATGTCGTTAATGCCGGCAAGCTGATGACCGGCGATCTCGACGGCGGCCTGATTTCCTGCACACCGGCAGGCGCCATGCTGTTCGTGCGCCAGACCCATGGCGCCGACCTGTCCGGCCTCAATGCCGTGGTGATTGGCCGCTCGAATCTGTTCGGCAAACCGATGGCGGCGCTGCTGCTGGCCGCCAACGCCACCATCACCGTCGCCCATTCGCGTACCAGGGATCTGCCCGGCATCTGCCGCAACGCCGATATTCTGGTCGCAGCCGTTGGCCGCCCGCAGATGGTCAAGGCTGATTGGGTCAAACCGGGTGCAACCGTCATCGATGTCGGCATCAACCGCATTGACGCGCCCGAGCGCGGCGAAGGCAAGACCCGGCTGGTCGGCGACGTCGCGTTTGACGAATGCGCTGAAAAAGCCGCGGTCATCACCCCGGTTCCGGGTGGCGTCGGGCCGATGACGATCGCCATGCTGATGGCCAACACGGTGACCGCAGCCATGCGTTCGCACGGGCTGACACCGCCGTCATTCTGA
- a CDS encoding LacI family DNA-binding transcriptional regulator, with the protein MNLKQLADLLGLSQTTISRALNGYPEVSEHTRRKVIEAAQRHGYKPNSNARKLATGKAGSIGYVLPVGRNVDLDPHFVEFLSGLGEHALTHEIDLSLTPAPIERESEAYRRIAASRSVDGLYLSSMRNDDQRIALVRELGIPFLAHGRAYKPADGYAFLDIDNEGAFHDAARLLLQLGHQRLAFINGDTEFTFALHRLGGVQRAMAEHGLPAGALKHHSAAMNEDSGYRLAMALYDGTKADTRPTGLLSASMFTTLGIFRALNQLGISVPGDVSVITHDDVFPFLKPESFSVPLTTTRSSIRAAGARTCERLINIISGAEADPVQEIWPVELVVRASTGPAPTAAAKPGRRESALAAE; encoded by the coding sequence GTGAACCTGAAGCAGCTGGCAGATCTCCTGGGATTGTCGCAGACCACCATATCGCGCGCCCTCAATGGCTACCCGGAAGTCAGCGAACATACCCGCCGCAAGGTGATCGAGGCCGCACAACGGCACGGTTACAAACCCAATTCCAACGCCCGCAAACTGGCCACCGGCAAGGCCGGCTCGATCGGATATGTGCTTCCGGTCGGCCGAAATGTCGATCTCGATCCACATTTCGTCGAGTTCCTTTCCGGGCTGGGCGAACATGCGCTGACCCACGAGATCGACCTGTCGCTGACACCGGCGCCGATCGAACGTGAAAGCGAAGCCTACCGGCGGATTGCCGCCAGCCGTTCGGTGGATGGCCTTTACCTGTCGTCGATGCGCAATGACGACCAGCGCATCGCGCTGGTGCGAGAGTTGGGGATTCCGTTTCTGGCGCATGGCCGCGCCTACAAGCCGGCCGACGGTTATGCGTTTCTTGATATCGATAATGAAGGCGCGTTTCACGACGCAGCACGGCTGCTGCTGCAACTGGGCCACCAGCGGCTGGCCTTCATCAATGGCGACACCGAGTTTACCTTCGCGCTGCACCGACTGGGCGGGGTCCAGCGGGCGATGGCCGAGCACGGACTGCCGGCTGGCGCATTGAAACACCATTCAGCGGCGATGAACGAGGACAGCGGCTACCGGCTGGCGATGGCGCTGTATGATGGCACGAAGGCAGACACGCGACCGACCGGCCTGCTCAGCGCCTCGATGTTTACCACGCTGGGGATTTTCCGGGCGCTCAACCAGCTCGGCATCAGCGTTCCCGGTGATGTTTCAGTGATCACCCATGACGATGTGTTCCCGTTTCTCAAGCCGGAGAGTTTCTCGGTGCCGCTCACCACCACCCGCTCATCGATCCGGGCAGCAGGCGCACGCACCTGCGAGCGCCTGATCAACATCATCTCCGGCGCCGAGGCCGATCCGGTTCAGGAAATATGGCCGGTGGAACTGGTGGTCAGGGCTTCGACCGGTCCGGCGCCCACGGCAGCGGCCAAGCCGGGCCGTCGCGAATCGGCGTTGGCGGCGGAATAA
- a CDS encoding ABC transporter substrate-binding protein has product MRKLFLTGVAATALTLGAAQAADLKFAPGEGNFNWDSYEALKATQLDGEQVTVFGPWLGPDQQNAEAVLAYFAEATGADVRYVGSDSFEQQVMVDAEAGSAANVSVFPQPGLAADMAKRGFLTPLADGTADWVKDNYAAGQSWVDLGTYAGPDGTKALYGFFYKVDVKSLVWYIPENFEDAGYEIPQSMEELKALTEQIAADGGTPWCIGLGSGAATGWPATDWVEDMMLRTQPPEVYDKWVSNEIKFDDPAVIGAIEEFGWFARNDKFVAGGAGTVASTDFRDSPKGLFSSPPQCYMHHQASFIPAFFPDGTKVGTDADFFYMPAYADKDLGKPVLGAGTVWGITKDSPGAQALIKFLQSPIAHEIWMAQKGFLTPYKAVNTDVFSDPTLKKMNDVLLGATTFRFDGSDLMPGGVGAGSFWTGMVDYTGGKSAEEVAATIQKSWDALK; this is encoded by the coding sequence ATGAGAAAACTGTTTTTGACGGGTGTTGCAGCCACCGCCCTGACACTGGGTGCGGCGCAGGCCGCCGACCTCAAATTCGCCCCGGGCGAGGGCAATTTCAACTGGGACAGCTATGAAGCGCTCAAGGCGACACAGCTTGACGGCGAACAGGTCACGGTCTTCGGTCCCTGGCTCGGGCCGGACCAGCAAAACGCCGAAGCGGTGCTGGCCTATTTCGCCGAGGCCACCGGCGCTGATGTGCGCTATGTCGGCTCCGACAGTTTCGAGCAGCAGGTGATGGTCGACGCGGAAGCCGGGTCCGCCGCCAATGTGTCGGTGTTCCCGCAGCCAGGCCTTGCCGCCGACATGGCCAAGCGCGGCTTTCTCACGCCGCTGGCCGATGGAACCGCTGACTGGGTCAAGGACAATTACGCCGCGGGCCAGTCCTGGGTTGATCTCGGCACCTATGCCGGTCCTGACGGCACCAAGGCGCTCTATGGCTTCTTCTACAAGGTCGATGTCAAATCGCTGGTCTGGTACATTCCGGAAAACTTCGAGGACGCCGGCTATGAAATTCCCCAGTCGATGGAAGAACTCAAGGCGCTGACAGAGCAGATTGCAGCCGATGGCGGTACGCCCTGGTGCATTGGTCTGGGCTCAGGCGCTGCCACCGGCTGGCCGGCTACCGACTGGGTCGAAGACATGATGCTGCGCACCCAGCCGCCTGAAGTCTACGACAAGTGGGTCTCCAACGAGATCAAGTTCGATGATCCGGCGGTGATCGGCGCGATCGAGGAATTCGGCTGGTTTGCCCGCAACGACAAGTTCGTCGCCGGCGGCGCCGGCACGGTGGCCTCCACCGATTTCCGGGACAGCCCCAAGGGCCTCTTCTCCTCGCCGCCGCAGTGCTACATGCATCACCAGGCTTCGTTCATTCCGGCGTTTTTCCCCGATGGCACCAAGGTCGGCACCGATGCAGACTTCTTCTATATGCCTGCCTATGCCGACAAGGATCTGGGCAAGCCGGTGCTCGGCGCCGGCACCGTCTGGGGCATCACCAAGGACAGCCCCGGCGCGCAGGCTCTCATCAAGTTCCTGCAGTCGCCGATCGCCCATGAAATCTGGATGGCACAGAAGGGCTTCCTGACCCCCTACAAGGCGGTCAACACCGATGTGTTCAGCGATCCGACTCTCAAGAAGATGAATGACGTCCTGCTTGGTGCCACCACTTTCCGCTTCGACGGTTCCGACCTGATGCCTGGCGGTGTCGGCGCCGGCTCGTTCTGGACCGGCATGGTCGACTACACCGGCGGCAAGTCCGCCGAGGAAGTCGCCGCGACGATCCAGAAGTCCTGGGATGCGCTCAAGTAA
- a CDS encoding carbohydrate ABC transporter permease — translation MHPALQGLITIIIGVGGCVGYFYFSNQFLDRILYPATGKNAGRNINRANQVRPWLFLAPALLALGLYLAYPVFATLWLSVTDRNAGGAFVGLANYRQMFDEPKFWEAVSNNMLWLIIVPAFSTAFGLLAAQLTDRIKWGNIAKSLIFMPMAISFVGAAVIWKLVYDTRPADQDQIGVLNAVWLGFDGGPMSVLILKIIPALILVIFAGFLAYSVIQIARSLLRGGFSHSATPWWGLVLRAGLALVAVWLVWVSLRSVVSLATVSLPYGEPQTWLTIPFWNSILLMVVLVWIQTGFAMVILSAALRGVPEETIEAAVIDGANPFQIFFKIKVPQIMGTIVVVWTTITIVVLKVFDIVFAMTNGQWETQVLANYMYDKLFRANDWGVGSASAMIIMLLVTPILVWNVINARKEMR, via the coding sequence ATGCATCCGGCACTTCAGGGTTTGATCACCATCATCATCGGCGTCGGCGGATGCGTCGGCTACTTCTACTTTTCCAACCAGTTTCTCGACAGGATTCTCTACCCCGCTACAGGCAAGAATGCCGGGCGCAACATCAATCGGGCCAACCAGGTCCGTCCCTGGCTGTTCCTGGCGCCGGCGCTGCTGGCGCTGGGCCTCTATCTCGCCTACCCGGTTTTCGCCACGCTGTGGCTGTCGGTCACCGACCGCAATGCCGGTGGCGCCTTTGTTGGCCTCGCCAATTACCGCCAGATGTTCGACGAACCGAAATTCTGGGAAGCAGTCAGCAACAACATGCTCTGGCTGATCATCGTGCCGGCGTTTTCCACCGCCTTCGGGTTGCTTGCCGCCCAGCTCACCGACCGCATTAAATGGGGTAATATCGCCAAGTCGCTGATCTTCATGCCGATGGCGATTTCCTTTGTCGGTGCTGCCGTGATCTGGAAGCTGGTCTATGACACAAGACCCGCCGACCAGGACCAGATCGGTGTGCTTAACGCCGTCTGGCTGGGTTTTGACGGTGGACCGATGTCGGTGCTGATCCTGAAAATCATTCCCGCGCTGATCCTCGTCATCTTCGCCGGTTTTCTCGCCTATAGCGTCATCCAGATCGCCCGCTCGTTGTTGCGCGGTGGTTTCAGCCACTCGGCCACGCCCTGGTGGGGCCTTGTCCTGCGCGCCGGGCTGGCGCTGGTTGCCGTCTGGCTGGTCTGGGTGTCGCTGCGCTCGGTGGTTTCGCTTGCCACGGTGTCGTTGCCCTATGGCGAGCCGCAGACCTGGCTGACCATTCCCTTCTGGAACTCGATCCTGCTGATGGTGGTGCTGGTCTGGATCCAGACCGGGTTTGCCATGGTCATCCTCTCCGCCGCTTTGCGCGGTGTTCCCGAGGAAACCATCGAGGCCGCGGTGATCGACGGTGCCAATCCGTTCCAGATCTTCTTCAAGATCAAGGTGCCGCAGATCATGGGCACCATCGTCGTGGTCTGGACCACCATCACCATCGTCGTGCTCAAGGTGTTCGACATTGTCTTTGCCATGACCAACGGCCAGTGGGAGACCCAGGTTCTGGCCAACTACATGTACGACAAGCTGTTCCGCGCCAATGACTGGGGCGTCGGTTCGGCCTCGGCCATGATCATCATGCTGCTGGTGACCCCGATTCTGGTCTGGAATGTCATCAACGCCCGCAAAGAAATGCGCTGA